One window of the Lytechinus variegatus isolate NC3 chromosome 3, Lvar_3.0, whole genome shotgun sequence genome contains the following:
- the LOC121411907 gene encoding uncharacterized protein LOC121411907: protein MRLGRKSFQSDCPTTQNYIRMMPSLLTVLVVFSYVIGNTKACSITADWAPWNITQRAQRADIVVVGTVVGYYPIFQHHASPLFYTAEVDVSCVFGVLADASAVARNIFDNNGVVNVVGFNPAMVQCPTSQVDIAVNQEYIFWVIGEWSGGNMRPQEINSQPAAIMSQTSFLTEFSDTMKSGSHMGYRLKSRGCDVDTGVDVVDMLSTTTTKGGLGGSTKGTSKITPKRVVGKGSAYRLQLCWTSLLFSILLIAVFSF, encoded by the exons ATGAGACTTGGGAGAAAATCT TTCCAATCTGACTGCCCAACAACACAGAATTATATCAGGATGATGCCCTCATTGCTCACCGTGCTTGTGGTTTTTTCCTACGTCATCGGCAATACGAAAGCCTGCTCGATCACGGCAGATTGGGCGCCATGGAATATCACACAAAGAGCACAGCGAGCGGACATCGTCGTCGTCGGAACGGTAGTCGGTTACTACCCCATCTTCCAACACCACGCATCTCCCTTGTTCTACACAGCCGAGGTCGACGTTTCCTGCGTTTTCGGCGTCCTGGCTGACGCGAGCGCCGTCGCAAGAAACATCTTCGATAACAATGGCGTCGTGAACGTCGTCGGGTTCAACCCCGCCATGGTACAGTGCCCGACCTCGCAGGTCGACATCGCAGTCAACCAGGAATATATTTTCTGGGTGATCGGAGAATGGAGCGGCGGGAACATGCGACCACAGGAAATCAACTCCCAGCCCGCCGCCATCATGTCCCAGACTTCCTTCCTTACCGAATTTTCGGACACCATGAAGTCCGGCTCCCACATGGGTTACAGGTTAAAATCAAGGGGGTGCGACGTCGACACTGGTGTTGACGTCGTCGACATGTTGTCGACAACCACAACGAAAGGCGGCTTAGGAGGCAGCACCAAGGGTACGTCAAAGATTACTCCTAAACGGGTAGTGGGAAAAGGAAGTGCATATCGCCTGCAACTTTGCTGGACATcacttttgttttcaattttgctaATCGCCGTATTCTCTTTCTAG